From a single Francisella halioticida genomic region:
- the pgi gene encoding glucose-6-phosphate isomerase codes for MLFCNNAKKQLKQQDVNLKIEFEKDSDRANKLSLTHDGVYFDFSKNIVNEIILTDLVKSAENSRLKDKISQMFAGEKINSTENRAVLHTALRDFSDSPLIVDGQDIRQEVKQEKQRVKELVEKVISGQWKGFSGKKITDIVNIGIGGSDLGPKMVVRALQPYHCTGLKVHFVSNVDADSLLQALHVVEPETTLFIVASKSFSTEETLLNSTSSREWLLDHYEDSKAVANHFVAISSKLDKVEEFGIDLEHCYKMWDWVGGRYSLWSSIGMSIAFAIGYDNFEKLLAGAYSVDKHFNETDISKNIPVMMGLLASYYSCAYNSQSQALLPYDERLCYFVDYLQQADMESNGKSVNLLGQTVDYQTGVVVWGGVGTNGQHAFHQLLHQGNIFIPVDFVAIANSHHNYENHQKALLANCFAQSQALMFGQSYDMVYNELLNSGLSESEAKELTPHKVVPGNRPSTTILLEELSPYSLGELIALYEHKVFVQGALWDINSYDQWGVELGKKLGKNILKAMDDGLSDEYKHLDESTKQLIAKVKS; via the coding sequence ATGCTATTTTGTAATAATGCTAAAAAGCAGCTAAAGCAACAAGATGTTAATTTAAAAATAGAATTTGAGAAAGATAGTGACCGAGCTAATAAACTATCATTGACTCACGATGGTGTATATTTTGATTTTTCAAAAAATATTGTTAATGAGATAATCTTAACAGATTTGGTAAAATCAGCTGAAAATTCAAGACTGAAAGATAAAATCTCACAAATGTTTGCGGGTGAAAAGATTAACTCTACCGAAAATAGAGCTGTACTACATACCGCATTACGTGATTTTTCAGATTCCCCTTTAATTGTAGATGGTCAAGATATTCGCCAAGAAGTTAAACAAGAGAAACAACGCGTAAAAGAGCTTGTTGAAAAAGTCATATCTGGTCAATGGAAGGGTTTCTCTGGTAAAAAAATCACAGATATTGTAAATATTGGGATTGGAGGATCTGACTTAGGGCCTAAAATGGTCGTTAGAGCCTTACAACCTTACCATTGTACAGGTCTTAAAGTACATTTTGTGTCAAATGTAGATGCTGACTCATTATTACAAGCTCTTCATGTTGTTGAACCAGAGACTACTTTATTTATAGTAGCGTCAAAATCATTTTCTACGGAAGAAACTCTTTTAAACTCTACTTCATCTAGAGAATGGCTGCTTGACCATTATGAAGACTCTAAGGCTGTAGCTAATCATTTTGTTGCGATATCAAGTAAATTAGATAAAGTTGAAGAATTTGGAATAGATTTAGAACATTGTTATAAAATGTGGGATTGGGTTGGTGGTCGTTACTCGCTATGGTCATCAATAGGTATGTCGATAGCTTTTGCTATAGGTTATGATAATTTTGAGAAATTACTAGCTGGAGCATATTCTGTAGATAAGCATTTTAATGAAACTGATATTAGCAAAAACATTCCAGTTATGATGGGATTATTGGCAAGCTATTATTCTTGTGCTTATAATAGCCAATCTCAGGCTTTATTGCCGTATGATGAGAGGTTGTGCTATTTTGTAGATTATCTTCAGCAGGCTGATATGGAGAGCAATGGTAAATCTGTAAACCTACTTGGACAAACTGTTGATTATCAAACGGGGGTGGTTGTTTGGGGAGGTGTTGGTACAAATGGACAGCATGCTTTTCATCAATTATTGCATCAAGGAAATATTTTTATTCCAGTTGATTTTGTAGCTATTGCAAATAGTCATCATAATTATGAGAATCATCAAAAAGCTTTACTTGCGAACTGTTTTGCACAGTCTCAAGCACTAATGTTTGGACAATCGTATGATATGGTTTATAATGAGCTCTTAAATTCTGGTTTAAGTGAGTCCGAAGCTAAAGAGCTTACCCCTCACAAAGTAGTACCAGGTAATAGACCAAGTACTACTATTTTGTTAGAAGAGCTAAGCCCATATTCTCTAGGAGAGTTGATAGCATTATATGAACATAAAGTATTTGTTCAAGGCGCTTTATGGGATATTAATAGCTATGATCAATGGGGTGTTGAACTTGGTAAAAAGTTAGGAAAAAATATTTTAAAAGCTATGGATGATGGTTTATCGGATGAGTACAAACATTTAGATGAGTCAACTAAGCAGTTAATAGCTAAGGTGAAAAGTTAA